GTGGTTCCCCGCGACGTCGACGCCCTCCTCGCTCTGACGGGTATCGGGGACTACACGGCGCGCGCGGTGGCGGTGTTCGCGTACGGCGACCGGCATCCCGTCGTCGACACCAACACCCGACGCGTACTCGCGCGGGCCGTCGACGGACGCTCCCAGCCCGGCCCGCCCGCCAAGACCGACCTCGCAGCCATGACCGCGATCCTCCCGGTCGACGACGATGAGGCTGCCGTCGTCAACGCGGCGACGATGGAGCTCGGCGCCGTCGTCTGCACGGCGCGCTCCCCCCGCTGCGAGGCGTGCCCGCTCGCCGACGTCTGCGCGTGGCGCGCAGCGGGCTACCCCGACACCGGCGACGACCGCCGCAAGCAGGCCCGGTACGAGGGCAGCGACCGCCAGGCACGGGGCGCCGTCATGAAGGTGCTGCGGGATGCCGACGGCCACGTCGCGCGCGCGGAGGACGTGATCGCCGAATGGCCCGACCCGCATCAGCGGGACCGGGCCATCGACTCACTCATCGCCGACGGCCTGGTCGAGGCCACCGGCGGGACGTTGCATCTGCCGCGCTGACGCGGGTCAGTCCTCGTCTTCTTCGCGGGGCTTCACATACGGGTCGGCGTCGCCGGCGTAGGTGCCGGATGCCGCGATACCCGCGACCTCGGCGTCGCGCTCGCGCGCGGCGCGGAGGAGCTCCTCGATGTGCCCGGCGTTCTCGGGGAGGGCGTCGAGGATGAACTCGAGGCTCGGGGTGAGCCGCGTGCCGAGCTGACGCCCGACCTCGCTGCGCAGCAACCCGGTCGCCGCCTTCAGGGCCGCGGCGGAGTCCGTGCGCGCGTCGTCATCGCCGTAGACCGTGTAGAAGACGGATGCGTGCTGCAGATCACCCGTCACCCGGACGTCGGTGATCGTCACGAAACCGAGGCGCGGGTCGCGCAGCCCCTTCTCGAGGCGCTCCGCGATGAGCACGCGGATGCGGTCCGCCAGCCGTGCCTGACGTTCTCCGGCCATGTCTTTCTCCTTCTCTACCCGGCCCGCGATACGGCGGGCCGGAAACTGCGGAGGACTCGGATGTCCGTCCGAGGCAATCGGGGTAGGGGCCCCGCTCTTGCCGAGGACGGACATCCGAGTCCGTAGCAACCTGAGGATCAGCCGCGCGGCTTCTCCACCATTTCAGTCGTCTCGATCTCGTCGCCGATCTGGATGTCGTTGAACTTGCCGAGACCGATACCGGCCTCGAAGTCCGTACGAACCTCGGTGACGTCATCCTTGAAGCGACGCAGCGACTCGATGGCCAGGCCATCGGC
This DNA window, taken from Microbacterium sp. MM2322, encodes the following:
- a CDS encoding A/G-specific adenine glycosylase, which gives rise to MPDLASPLIAWYRENARDLPWRREGFGAWGTLVSEFMLQQTPVARVIPRLDEWLTRWPTPADLAEAPPADAVRLWANLGYPRRALWLHRAATEIRDRHDGVVPRDVDALLALTGIGDYTARAVAVFAYGDRHPVVDTNTRRVLARAVDGRSQPGPPAKTDLAAMTAILPVDDDEAAVVNAATMELGAVVCTARSPRCEACPLADVCAWRAAGYPDTGDDRRKQARYEGSDRQARGAVMKVLRDADGHVARAEDVIAEWPDPHQRDRAIDSLIADGLVEATGGTLHLPR
- the rbfA gene encoding 30S ribosome-binding factor RbfA, with the protein product MAGERQARLADRIRVLIAERLEKGLRDPRLGFVTITDVRVTGDLQHASVFYTVYGDDDARTDSAAALKAATGLLRSEVGRQLGTRLTPSLEFILDALPENAGHIEELLRAARERDAEVAGIAASGTYAGDADPYVKPREEDED